Sequence from the Leptospira johnsonii genome:
AGGCGATAGAAGTTTCAGAAACTTCTGAAGCTACAGACTCCGAAACTGCTCAAGAAGAAACTACAGCAGAAGCAGCAGGAAATAAGGAATCATAAGATGGGAATTAATATTTTAGAATTCATTAATAATGTATCCGTTAAGACCTATCTAGCCGGAGAAGATGTTTTTAAAGAAAAAGATCCTTCCAATGGGATGATGTACTTCGTATTCACAGGAGCCCTAGAGATCAGAAAGTCTTACGATGGAGAAGAAAGAGTGATCCGAAATTTGGAGCCCGGAGCGTTTTTCGGAGAGATCGCATTGATCAATAATGTGCC
This genomic interval carries:
- a CDS encoding cyclic nucleotide-binding domain-containing protein codes for the protein MGINILEFINNVSVKTYLAGEDVFKEKDPSNGMMYFVFTGALEIRKSYDGEERVIRNLEPGAFFGEIALINNVPRAATARVITEKAKIGILDQEMFYRIGQTNPKFFSILLNTTIQRLVSVEDEISKLSSGQPIHPIRS